In a genomic window of Neoarius graeffei isolate fNeoGra1 chromosome 13, fNeoGra1.pri, whole genome shotgun sequence:
- the hck gene encoding tyrosine-protein kinase HCK has translation MGCVGTKPDQDSGGKTVGNNDMGNRNQTAHYVKDPTTGSKPNKSCPIPPPSSTDDVENISIALFDYDALHDGDLGFKKGDKLKILEESGEWWKARSLSTGQEGYIPSNYVAKDTLQTEDWFFKGVSRKDAERQLLVSGNKVGSFMIRDSETTKGSYSLSVRDHDPQTGDTVKHYKIRTLDSGGFYISPRITFITLQELVNHYKKQGDGLCQALTNPCISAKPQKPWEKDAWEIPRESLKLEKRLGAGQFGEVWMATYNKHTKVAVKTMKPGSMSVEAFLMEANLMKSLQHDKLVRLNAVVTKEEPIYIITEFMEKGSLLDFLKSDEGNRVQLPKLIDFSAQTAEGMAYIERRNYIHRDLRAANILVNKSLVCKIADFGLARIIEDNEYTAREGAKFPIKWTAPEAINYGSFTIKSDVWSFGILLTEIISYGRTPYPGMTNPEVIRSLERGYRMQRLDSCPQELYDIMLECWKNKPEDRPTFEYLQSVLEDFYTATESQYQQQP, from the exons ATGGGCTGTGTTGGCACCAAGCCAGACCAGGATTCAGGTGGCAAAACAGTGGGAAACAACGACATGGGAAACCGCAATCAGACAGCACACTATGTCAAAGACCCTACGACAGGGAGCAAGCCT AATAAAAGCTGCCCCATTCCTCCTCCTTCAAGCACAGACG ATGTCGAGAACATTTCCATAGCGCTCTTTGACTATGATGCGTTGCACGATGGAGACCTGGGCTTTAAAAAAGGAGACAAGTTAAAAATCTTAGAAGA GTCAGGTGAATGGTGGAAAGCAAGGTCTCTGAGCACCGGGCAGGAGGGCTACATCCCCAGTAACTATGTAGCTAAAGACACACTTCAAACTGAAGA TTGGTTCTTCAAAGGCGTGAGCAGGAAAGATGCAGAGAGACAGCTCCTGGTTTCTGGGAATAAGGTGGGCTCTTTCATGATCAGAGACAGTGAGACCACCAAAG GAAGTTACTCATTATCAGTAAGAGACCATGACCCTCAGACAGGTGACACAGTGAAGCATTACAAGATCCGTACACTAGACAGCGGAGGCTTCTACATTTCACCTCGAATCACGTTCATCACCCTGCAAGAACTTGTCAACCATTACAAGA AGCAGGGTGATGGACTGTGTCAGGCACTCACTAACCCCTGCATCAGTGCTAAACCCCAGAAGCCATGGGAAAAGGATGCCTGGGAAATCCCACGAGAATCCCTCAAGCTGGAGAAAAGGCTGGGAGCTGGACAATTTGGAGAAGTTTGGATGG CCACATACAACAAGCACACCAAGGTGGCTGTGAAGACCATGAAGCCAGGCAGTATGTCTGTGGAGGCCTTCCTGATGGAAGCAAACCTTATGAAGAGCCTCCAACACGACAAGCTGGTCCGCCTCAATGCTGTAGTCACCAAGGAAGAGCCCATCTACATCATCACAGAGTTCATGGAGaaag GCAGTTTATTGGACTTCCTCAAGAGTGACGAAGGAAATCGTGTCCAGTTGCCCAAACTGATAGACTTCTCCGCACAG ACAGCAGAAGGCATGGCCTACATCGAACGAAGGAACTACATTCACAGAGACTTGAGGGCTGCCAATATCCTGGTTAATAAGAGTCTGGTGTGCAAGATCGCTGACTTTGGTCTCGCCCGTATCATAGAGGACAATGAATATACTGCCAGAGAGG GTGCCAAATTCCCTATTAAATGGACTGCACCAGAGGCTATTAACTATGGCTCCTTCACCATCAAATCAGACGTGTGGTCCTTCGGTATTCTGCTCACTGAGATTATCAGTTACGGTCGAACGCCATACCCAG GCATGACGAACCCAGAGGTGATTCGTTCTCTGGAGAGAGGATATCGCATGCAGCGCTTGGACTCATGTCCTCAAGAGCTGTATGACATTATGTTAGAGTGCTGGAAGAACAAGCCAGAAGACAGACCGACCTTTGAGTACCTTCAGAGCGTGCTGGAGGACTTCTACACGGCCACAGAGAGCCAGTACCAACAACAGccctga